Proteins encoded together in one Clostridia bacterium window:
- a CDS encoding MinD/ParA family protein, translating into MSDQAAELRGMAQEVGDVRTRQQRTKKSADDSVRVVAVTSGKGGVGKTNFVVNLAMALADMGMRVSILDADLGLANVDVLLGLPVRHNLHHVLNGTLSLEDIVVRGPRDIELIPGASGLREIADMDDASRANLIGALARAVRGRDILIVDTGAGMSKNVMDFVLSAQETIVMTAPEPTAMADAYAMIKVISRENPSAAVRVVVNMCASRDEAKNVVEQLALLASRFLSFTFEPLGYIPIDSCVAKAVKQRQPFVLAYPYCPASGAMLSISRKFRGMDRPDAHEPGITPFIKRFLGMTAPDYLL; encoded by the coding sequence ATGTCTGATCAAGCTGCAGAGCTCAGGGGAATGGCACAGGAGGTCGGTGATGTCCGGACGCGCCAGCAGCGGACCAAGAAGAGCGCGGACGACTCGGTGAGAGTAGTGGCCGTTACCTCAGGGAAGGGCGGCGTTGGCAAGACGAACTTCGTGGTGAATCTGGCGATGGCCCTGGCCGACATGGGCATGCGAGTCAGCATACTCGATGCCGACCTCGGGCTTGCCAACGTGGATGTGCTTCTAGGGCTGCCTGTAAGGCACAATCTGCATCATGTGCTCAATGGCACGTTGTCGCTCGAAGATATCGTCGTCAGAGGTCCGCGGGATATCGAGCTCATTCCTGGAGCATCTGGGCTGCGCGAGATCGCGGATATGGACGACGCCTCCCGGGCCAATCTCATCGGTGCGCTCGCCAGAGCGGTCCGCGGGCGCGACATTCTGATTGTGGACACGGGCGCCGGGATGTCGAAGAATGTCATGGACTTCGTGCTCTCGGCGCAGGAGACCATCGTGATGACTGCGCCGGAGCCAACAGCAATGGCGGACGCCTATGCTATGATAAAGGTGATCTCCAGGGAAAACCCCAGCGCGGCAGTGCGGGTTGTGGTCAACATGTGCGCTAGCCGCGATGAAGCCAAGAATGTCGTTGAGCAGCTCGCTCTCCTGGCCAGCCGCTTCCTCAGCTTCACCTTCGAGCCGTTGGGATACATACCCATCGATTCCTGTGTGGCCAAGGCTGTGAAGCAGCGCCAGCCCTTTGTCCTGGCATATCCCTACTGCCCTGCGTCCGGGGCTATGCTTTCGATAAGCCGGAAGTTCCGCGGAATGGACCGGCCCGATGCGCATGAACCGGGGATCACCCCGTTCATCAAGAGGTTTCTAGGTATGACGGCTCCGGACTATCTGCTTTGA
- the flhF gene encoding flagellar biosynthesis protein FlhF, translating to MRAKRYEGATMKEVLSQVRRDLGPEAVILEARQCRGHGLAALLSLLRIRPVCRFEVLAAADGDPEPCEMEFGAALERAESRGAAPTNQPGQIGQTGTVDGAGAMGSPRSNGGIRTPGVPSGGSLRATLSVLARESAARGRAAALSPEMADLYALLLDEDVSEETAFRLVSRLGLESPGVPPPGIELRQWAAHAVSAMTPVSGPMQLIRGRRKVVGFIGPTGVGKTTTIAKLAANFVLVEKARVALITADTYRIAAIEQVRTYADIIGVPCEVAYSAKDMGDALAKHADKEVVLIDTAGRSPNNPTRMYELRGMMDAALPEETHLVLSATTRRQDLDNLVERFSGVGFDKVILTKLDESTNIGAVFNVAAKSGKPFSYLTTGQGVPEDIEAATHSVLAQMLSDRWRTRQ from the coding sequence ATGCGGGCTAAACGATACGAAGGTGCAACGATGAAAGAGGTCCTCTCCCAGGTGCGGCGGGACCTCGGGCCAGAGGCCGTGATCCTGGAAGCGCGGCAGTGTCGTGGGCATGGGCTCGCGGCTCTGCTGAGTCTGCTCCGCATACGCCCTGTGTGCAGGTTCGAAGTACTAGCTGCAGCGGATGGCGATCCGGAGCCCTGCGAAATGGAGTTCGGGGCAGCCCTTGAGCGCGCGGAATCCCGCGGCGCTGCTCCAACTAACCAGCCAGGCCAGATCGGGCAGACTGGCACAGTGGACGGAGCGGGCGCAATGGGTTCACCACGCTCGAACGGCGGCATCAGGACGCCTGGTGTGCCCAGTGGAGGCAGTCTGCGGGCTACTCTTTCAGTGTTGGCCAGGGAATCGGCTGCAAGAGGACGGGCCGCGGCGCTGTCGCCAGAGATGGCAGATCTCTACGCGCTTCTGCTTGATGAAGACGTATCAGAGGAGACTGCATTTCGCCTAGTTAGCAGGCTTGGCCTGGAATCCCCCGGCGTTCCTCCGCCCGGCATTGAACTCAGGCAATGGGCAGCCCACGCTGTCTCGGCGATGACGCCGGTCTCCGGACCGATGCAGCTGATTAGGGGCAGGCGGAAGGTAGTCGGATTCATCGGCCCCACGGGGGTGGGCAAGACGACCACCATAGCGAAGCTAGCTGCCAACTTCGTTCTCGTGGAAAAGGCGCGGGTTGCACTCATCACTGCTGACACATATCGGATCGCCGCGATTGAGCAGGTTCGAACGTACGCGGATATCATAGGAGTTCCGTGCGAGGTGGCGTACTCGGCGAAGGATATGGGGGATGCGCTAGCGAAACATGCGGATAAGGAAGTAGTCCTTATCGACACCGCTGGGAGGAGCCCGAACAATCCGACACGAATGTATGAACTGCGAGGCATGATGGATGCTGCGCTTCCCGAAGAGACCCATCTGGTTCTTTCCGCGACCACACGAAGGCAGGACCTAGATAATCTCGTCGAGCGTTTCTCAGGTGTGGGGTTCGATAAGGTCATCCTCACCAAGCTCGATGAGAGCACGAACATCGGAGCGGTGTTCAATGTGGCCGCCAAATCTGGAAAGCCGTTCTCATATCTCACGACCGGACAAGGTGTGCCTGAGGATATCGAGGCCGCGACCCACTCTGTTCTGGCGCAGATGCTATCAGACAGGTGGCGAACGAGGCAGTGA